agaggggggggcAGTTGCGGACATCAGGCGGCGGATTGGCCTTGCCCTGCAAACGGCGTTCTTTGATGGCTTTATGTCAGTAAACCGTCGTGTCTGTTCTAGAACAGTTGGAAAACATAGACaaccataaaggaaaatactGCAAAAGCAACCAGTGTTTTTCCTCCAGAAGTAACCGCTAATGACATTCTGTTTCATCTGCCCTGGTGTGGTTTCTGTTACTGACTGTGTCTGTGATGTGAcgccttctccccctgccccgttTGGCCGTGTCCGCGCCTGTTTCTAGATGCTAATTATTCTCCCACGCCGGTTTTTGAGGTTGGAGTGTAATCGACGTGCAGTGTCCTGTTGGCCTGTGGGGGATGACACTGTGGTTTGATAGTTTTACCCGTTAGCAGGTGGTCTCGTGACTACGTGTGGTCCCCATACGGTCCCTGCAGCGTTCCTGACTTCCCGTGGGTGCCTCCTTCCCGGGACCGATGTACGTTATAACCGTGACCTTGTGCCTCTGCATCCGCGCCCCCCCCAGCTGGCAGCCTTCTGTCCTCCGTGGGCCTGTTTCTGTTCGTTTGGTTTTCTGGGTTCCAcatgtgagatcatacagtgtttgccTTCCTGCGTCTGACTCACTTCGCGTCATGCCCCCAGCGCGGACTCTTCCACGCCACGTCCAGTGCGTGAGGGGGCGCACCCCACAGTGCTCTGCAGCTCACTGGCCTCCCGGAGCTGCCAGAGAGCACGCAGCGGGGCCGTGCACCTTTACGCTCACGTAACCGCGGCTTCGGAATGGCCTCCGTGAGCGCACGTGGGCCCACGCACGCTCACCGTCAGCCCACTGCGGGGGGCTCTCCACCTGCCAGGGCGGCCCACGTGACGTGCGTGCGTGGACTGCCTCCCGCGGGCAGGTGCGCTCCTTCTGCAAAGCCACACCCTTATGGGCCCTCCGCTTAGGCCTTTGCGGAGTTGGAGCCTGGCCGTGGATGAAGTGCCACCATGACGTGGACGTGTGTGGAgcgtgatggggtggggggggaaggagcCCGGGGGCTGGGAACTGAGTGGCTCTTGGGGAGCAGCAGGGGTGCAGCTGGCACTGGCGCTTTGTTCGAAGAGGGGCGCCCTCGCGTGCCACCCTGTCTGGCATCTGGGAAAGTGCCAGCCTCGCGCTCCGTGCAGTCTGTGACAGACACGGGCCTCCTCAGACTCGTCCCACGTGGGGACCCAGGAGGCTCCCCCATCTGGGCCGCGGCCAACAAGAGAGGGTACGGAAGCAAGGTTTAGTGGCCTCACAGCTGGGTGTTGGCCTGCGTGCTGTCCTGCAGGGATGACGCTGTGCATGACGGGGGGCCCTGATGCCCCCTGTGCATGTCTCAGGCACTGTCACGAGAGGAACCTGGCCGTGAACCCGCAGGGGGGAAACACAGGCATGGTCGGGGGCAGCGTGCCCGTCTTCGATGAGGTCATCTTGTCCACCGCCCTGATGAACCAGGTCATCAGCTTCCACGACATGTCCGGTAAGCCTACCCTGCCCGGGGTGCCTTGATTGCTGGCCTGCGGCGGGGCCCCGGGGGCCCCCGCTCTGTGCGCCCGGccctctgggtgtgtgtgtgccccaGAATCATTCAGCTGGTCACTCGGGGGCCTGTGCTGGGGGTTCGTGGTGAAGGGGAGGGCTGTGAGTCTCTGTGACCCTGGCATTTTTCTGGCCAAGATGGCCCTGTCTGCCCTTGTGGATGCGGTGCCCTGTCTGAGGCACAAGCCAGGGTGCAGACCCTTCCCGCCCAGCGGCCCCAGTGGCCTGGTGGCTTGTCCGTCCAGCAGGACACATCTGTGGTGGGGGCCCTGGGCACAGCACCCGTCCCGCTCCCTGCCGGCAGCACCCAAAGCACAAACTGTCGTCAGGTTTGTCACATGTCCCTGGTGGGGGTCCCCTGCCAGCCAGGGACCCCCTCCTGAGAGCACTgctctctcttgtccctcccaCACGAGGGTGAGCGTACATGAGGGTTTTCTTCTCTGGTTTGGGGGGACATACACCTTTTCCTTGCCTGGATTCTGTGGGGGGATGGCTCTCGGGTGGCTGACCCCTGTGCCCCCCCCATGAGTCCTTGCTCCTGCGGGGCCGggagccccccccgccccccccaccccgagtcaCCTCCTCCCGCCCGGCAGGGACCCTGGTGTGCCAGGCGGGCTGTGTCCTGGAGGATCTCAGCCGTCACGTGGAGGAGAGGGGCTTCGTCATGCCCCTGGACCTGGGGGCCAAGGGCAGCTGCCACATCGGGGGAAATGTGGCCACCAATGCAGGTGGCCTGCGGTTTCTGCGCTACGGCTCACTTCATGGGACCGTCCTGGGCCTGGAAGCGGTGAGCTGGGGGACGCCGTCCGCCGTCCTGTGTCCCCCCCGGCCCTCCTGGCCGTCTCCCAGCACAGACTGTGCTCCCCTGTGAGGTCCGCGGGAGCCCCGTCCTGGCTGGGCTGCTGGGCCGCTCTGAAGGTTGCAGGGACAGCTGGGGTGGTGCAGGGTGAGGTCGAGacacggcggggggtgggggtgggggggtgggcccGATGCCACCTCAGCTGCACCTGGCTGcgcccccttctctgcctccctcggGGGTCTGCTGGCTTTGGGGGAATGAGTCTTTCCTTCAGCCTGATTAAGTAACGCCGGGCCCCATGTTCCCGAACACTCCGGGGTGtggtggggtgtggtgggggggccTGTGCCTGGCTCTGCTTTCTGAGGCGGTGCTGGGCTGCagcaacccaccccccccccccccggccccaccgAGCATTgcggtgggaggggaggggcacctgctgGGACCGAGGGCTGAGCCTGCTTCTTTCGCCCATTAGGTTCTCGCGGACGGCACGGTCCTGAACTGCCTGAGCACCCTGCGGAAGGACAACACGGGCTACGATCTGAAGCAGCTCTTCATCGGGTCCGAGGGCACGCTGGGGGTCATCACGGCCGTGTCCATCTTGTGTCCGCCCAAGCCCAGGGCTGTGAGCGTGGCTTTCCTCGGTAGGTGGGCCGGCCGCTgggtggacagctcagagccgcgCCTCCTCCGGCTGCCCTGCCCttggtgcaggggtgggggccctTCGGGAGGCCGCTCCTGCCTCTCCCAACTTCGCTCTCTGTTCCCAGAGGGGTCAGGACCTGGCCTTCTTGGTTCTGGAGCGGACCCTGTCCTGTCTTGGTGCAGAGCACACTTTATTCTGTAACAAAACTGGGGCTTTGCTCGTCTCTTCCATCCATGTGGTCCGCTGTTTTAGTAGCTTATGCTGGAAGATGCTGGGGGAGATCGTGTCATTTCTTGTGTGTTCATTACTGTGGCAGAATCAGTCACGCCTGTGGGGACGCACCGCCTGCCCTGTCGCTGCTCGTCCCCGTCGGCTCGCAGCATGCCTCCTACATCGGGCCTTCCACCTGGGACACACTCCTCGTGATGCGTCCTCTGTCCCCCGCTGTGTCTGCAGTGACTTCGTCCCCCCCCCCGTGACGACATGTCACTGGTCCACAAGCAcgttgggtttgtttttgttcctcCTGTCGAGCGTCACTGCGTGGCCTGTGGCTCGTGCTGGTGGTCACGGGGAGGCCTGCTGCCCTCCGCCACTGTGGCTTCCGGGGACTCTGGCTCTCTGTTCTGTGGTCACTTTAAAggtcttctttttgtctttggtcTTCTGTGATTTGGGGCGCGTTGTGCGTAGGTCTCGTGAGCTTCCTGCACCTGTGGCTTGATGTCTCACCAGTTCTAGAAGATTCCTGTCTTCCTGTCCCTCAGGGCTGTCACTGAACCCACGACACAACTTTCCAGTGTGTGCTCTCGCTCTGCCATGTTTTCCACCCTTTCACAATCCTGTCACGTCTGGGCAGTCTCTTCCCGTCTGATCTCCATTTATGAGCGCTCCCATCACGGTGCTCCACGTGCTGCTGAACCCCCACGTGCCCTGTCATCCCCGCCGTGGCACCTCCATGTGCTCCTTGGATGTGTGCAGAGCAGGCACCTGCCAGCCTCACGCTGTGCAGGACACACTTCCCCGCCCCCCGCAGACTCTCCCTGCCTCACCTCTGAAAGGCCGCGTGCATCCCACCCCTCCTGCCGCAGGGTCGCCTCCGGCCGCCGGCGGGCGAGCTACCCGGGCCTGTGCTGGGCCTGGCTGTGTCTTGAAGCCCCAGATGAATTTCCCACGGAAAGCCGAGTGCTGGTTGTGGGAAGAGAGCTACAACGAAGCCGTTCCCAACCACTAGCCCTGCGTTCTCGTTACGTCTCGGCCCCTCTGCTTCCCACCACCTTCCCGAGGCTGCCCAGCTCGCCCAGCGCCCTCCCCTGGGGTTGGGGTCGGCGCGGCCGCGGTAAGGGGGGACGGGGTGGGTGTCGGGGGCCGTGGGCTCTGGGGCCTGAGGCTCTGACCCTTTGCAGGTTGTCCGGGCTTCTCTGAGGTCCTGCAGACCTTCAGCACCTGCAAGGGGCTGCTGGGTGAGATCCTGTCCGCGTACGAGTTCATGGATGCCGAGTGCATGTGGCTGGTCACGCGTCACCTTCGCCTCACCAGCCCGGTGCAAGGTACTGACCCCAGCTGGCGGGCGGCACCCCCTCCGGGCCCTGGGTCGCAGGGGAGGCTCGTAGGCCGTCAGTCCTGCCCACAACCTGGGAAGGTGTGGCAGGAACCTGGGCAGGTCGGTGTGTCCGTGGCCCCGGCGTCGCCACAACTGGCTGAGTGCAGAATTCCTTTACGCGCGTTTTAAACGCGCCCCCAGTGCGGGTCCCGTCGGTGCTGCCTGTTGTGCTAGAGCGCCGAGGCCTTTGAGAACCCAGGTGCACTCGTCAGAAACGCTTCTCTTCGGCTCAGAGGAGTATCTGTCCGTGACAGATCCCAGCCGGTTCATTCCAGACCAGCACACGGGACGCCGATACCACGTTGCAGAAAGTGTCTGTGCCTCGGAACCTGTAGATCCTGGTATTTTCACCTCTGAGATCTGCCCTAACAGATGGTGGCACTGCAAGGGCGCAGGGCTGGTTCTGGCAAGGGCCCTCgtcctggcttgcagacggccCGGAGCTCTGCGCTCACGTGGCCtttcctggtggtggtggtggtggggttcctggtgcccctccctcttcttACGAGGGCACCAGCCCTGTGGGGTCAGGGCCCCACTCTTATGACCTAAGTTAGCTTTAATTACctccccaaaggccccatctctaaATATAGTCATGTTGGGGGTGGGTTAGGGCTTCACTGTGGGAATTTGGGGGGCACAACTTAGTTCAAAATAGTCATAAATATGGAAAGATCTTTATgctctaaattttaaaagtccatCAATTAAcgatttaattttgagagagagagggggcacgcATGGAGGggccaggaagcagggagagaatcccaagcaagccccatgttgttagcgcagagcctgatgcagggcttgaacccacgaaccttgagatcatgacctgagccagagttggacgctcaactgactgagccaccgaggggcccCTAAGACTCCTTTCATAATCatgttttacttttgtaattGGAAAAGGAGCCAATAGAAATGTAAAAGCTCTCCGTGTTTTCTATGACGTGTGAGAAATTTAAGAGCGGAATGTGCATTTCAGCGTGGAAAAAGCCACTCTCTGGAAAACACTGTTCTGTTTACAATAGGACCAACTTGTCGTGTTTTCCTGGAAGGGACAATGTAGTACTGAAGGAAAAGACGGTTCAGTGAGTTTATTTGTGATTTCAACAAGTGTAAAGATAAACTTACAGTAGCCTTGAAAAAACAAGCTTAACGTTTTCTTATAGTTACTAAcatacctttttttaaacttcaaaaaagataTCTTGGGTAAAAGGTgcgcatttttcttttttgagagagagagagcatgggtgtgTATAtacagggaagaggggcagagggagagggagagagagaatctcaaccaggctccatgctgagtgtggaacctgatgtggggcttgaccccatgactctgggaacatgacctgagttgaaattaaggctccactgagccccccacccaagtgcccctagtgTGCATTTTTTGCACGAACTGCTGAGCGTTGCGGGCACAGTGGGCCACATGGGCATGGGGGTCTCTCCTTTAGCCCGTGGCCTCCCCACCGTGTGTGGTTTTGTAAGAGGGGCCCCATCCAGGCGCCAGTGCTGAGGGTTTCGTGGTGTCATGTGGTTGTTCATGTGTTTCTAGGGAGCGTGGTCTCTCTTCCAGTGAAAgacctgttttttgtttattttattttatgattatt
This Lynx canadensis isolate LIC74 chromosome C1, mLynCan4.pri.v2, whole genome shotgun sequence DNA region includes the following protein-coding sequences:
- the D2HGDH gene encoding D-2-hydroxyglutarate dehydrogenase, mitochondrial isoform X2; protein product: MAPHLVQPGWRFWRQAACTLGASVQHRTWAGASRIPRLGSPWGATATSPRVYRSGFSTAPRAPEVMLTRERYPVRRLPFSVVSGEDLAAFERIVPGRVITDPEVLEASNVDWLRTVRGSSVLLLRPRTTEEVSHILRHCHERNLAVNPQGGNTGMVGGSVPVFDEVILSTALMNQVISFHDMSGTLVCQAGCVLEDLSRHVEERGFVMPLDLGAKGSCHIGGNVATNAGGLRFLRYGSLHGTVLGLEAVLADGTVLNCLSTLRKDNTGYDLKQLFIGSEGTLGVITAVSILCPPKPRAVSVAFLGCPGFSEVLQTFSTCKGLLGEILSAYEFMDAECMWLVTRHLRLTSPVQDPSRFIPDQHTGRRYHVAESVCASEPVDPGIFTSEICPNRWWHCKGAGLVLARALVLACRRPGALRSRGLSWWWWWWGSWCPSLFLRGHQPCGVRAPLL
- the D2HGDH gene encoding D-2-hydroxyglutarate dehydrogenase, mitochondrial isoform X3, with translation MVGGSVPVFDEVILSTALMNQVISFHDMSGTLVCQAGCVLEDLSRHVEERGFVMPLDLGAKGSCHIGGNVATNAGGLRFLRYGSLHGTVLGLEAVLADGTVLNCLSTLRKDNTGYDLKQLFIGSEGTLGVITAVSILCPPKPRAVSVAFLGCPGFSEVLQTFSTCKGLLGEILSAYEFMDAECMWLVTRHLRLTSPVQESPFYVLIETSGSRAGHDAEKLNDFLEQVLSSGLVTDGTVATDHMKVKALWALRERISEALSRDGYVYKYDLSLPTERLYDLVTDLRARLGPRAKHVVGYGHLGDGNLHLNVTSEAFSPSVLGALEPYVYEWTAEQQGSVSAEHGLGFKKRGVLGYSKPPEALHLMQQLKALLDPKGILNPYKTLPAQA